ACCTCACACGAACTCTTACGTATTGTCTCCACGTACCATCAAAATTTGCAGGATTAGATTTCACATACTTCCCTACAAAATTCCCAACACTTGTCAAGATACTTTCAGATATGAAACCTCTAAGGATGTCATGAACCTGTACCCAAATCTCCATTTCATTTAGAGCTACTTGACCCGGATCTTCTTCATTTTGAATATGATGGTACACTAGCATATTCTGCTCAAACGACCAAGGTCCCCCCTCAATGACTTTCCTTAAATCCAAAATATGGTAAAAGACAAAAGAATATCTATACCCTGCTATATTATGCACCCCCATTCCCTCCTTTGGTCTCCACAGTGATGCTAACACATTTTGCATCGCCTGAAAATTGATGTTTTTTCTGTTAGAAATCGCCCCACAAAAAGAAAACTCTCTTTTTTTCCTGTTCTTCCACAGCCCCAACGATTATGCCACtatcttcctcttcttcctcttcaATGGTTAACCTTTCATAAAGTTTCTCCAGATTTGGATGACCAGACTCCATGATATATTAATTTGAATCTGTTTTGAATATGATAAGGTGGTAAAGCAACTAATAAATCCCAAACTTGCCATATAGACAAGACAGACTCTGATTAGCCAGAGAGAAAAACTTAAAGTTTCGTATAAGTGTTTTTGAACACTAATTTGATCATGAAATTTCAAGTCAATACTGTGAGTCGATCCAAACGCGAGGCCAGTTGTTCATCATTAATCCATATATTTTACATTCAACCAACtccaattttaaaaaataatttacaTGATTTAACGCGGTCTTACACATAAACCATATTTTAATATCACACGATTTACACAAAAAATAACTTTACCtacttttttttctttctaaGCCATTAATATCAAGTTATTTTATTATCCCTATAAtttatttgttattttaaaaCTTATAAGA
This sequence is a window from Apium graveolens cultivar Ventura chromosome 9, ASM990537v1, whole genome shotgun sequence. Protein-coding genes within it:
- the LOC141686290 gene encoding uncharacterized protein LOC141686290, with product MESGHPNLEKLYERLTIEEEEEEDSGIIVGAVEEQEKKRAMQNVLASLWRPKEGMGVHNIAGYRYSFVFYHILDLRKVIEGGPWSFEQNMLVYHHIQNEEDPGQVALNEMEIWVQVHDILRGFISESILTSVGNFVGKYVKSNPANFDGTWRQYVRVRVRLDVQRPLKRRMKIKREGGSWNWINFKYERMGNFCFVCGIIGHT